The stretch of DNA CGGGCTCGCTTATACTGGCCTCGTGGGCGGAGAACATCAGCGTGGCCACCGTCGGGTCGCGGAAGCTCTACAGCCGGTTCAACATCATCTCTGGCACGTCCATGGCGTGCCCGCACGCGTCCGGGGTGGCCGCGCTGCTCAAGGCCGCGCACCCGGAGTGGAGCCCGGCCATGGTCCGCTCGGCGATGATGACGACGGCCAGCCCGGTGGACAACACTGGGGCGTCCATCAAGGACATGGGCAGCCGCAACCACCCCGCGTCGCCGCTGGCGATGGGCTCCGGCCACATcgacccgagccgcgccgcggACCCGGGCCTGGTCTACGACGCCGCGCCGGAGGACTACGTCAAGCTCATGTGCGCCATGAACTACACCGCGGCGCAGATCAGGACCGTCGTGCAATCGACGTCCTACGCCGTGGACTGCGCCGGCGCGTCCCTCGACCTCAACTACCCATCGTTCATAGCGTTCTTCAACGCGAACggcagcggcgtgggcgagaGGACGTTCACTAGGACCGTGACCAACGTGGGCGGCGCGCCGGCGAGCTACAGCGCCGAAGTTGTTGGCCTGAAAGGGCTGACGGTGACCGTGACTCCGGAAAGGTTGGTCTTCGGCAGCAAGAACGAGAAGCTTAAGTACACGCTCGTGATCCGGGGGCAGATGAATAGCAATACCGGCGATGTGCTGCAAGGATCGTTGACGTGGGTTGACGACGCCGGCAAGTACACGGTGAGAAGTCCGATCGTCGCAACCACCGCGAGCTCACAGCAGTTTTAGGATCCGTGCGTATATCAATTTGTTGGAGTCTATGTAAGCAGATCAGGCAAGTAAAGCTTTAAAAAAAGATCAGGCAAGTAAAGCTCGTCAACATCTGAGCATACAGAATGATTTTCAGTATTGAAAGTTTCATCGAAAAGTAGACGAAAAAGAAACATAAAAAATGACCTTAGTTATATCACAAGGTGGAAGACAGGGGTTGCACCCCATGTCACTTTACTATCACGACTCCTGACATGGAAAACCGACTAGCAACTAGCAAGAGTGTGGTGCCTCACACCAAGGGGGGCAAGTTTTGATTTCTTCCATCATAGTTCTTGTAAACCTACAGACCTGTTCCACATAAGGCAAAGATATCACATGCTATAACAGACACGGTTCCAAACTTAGGCTGCAAAGTTGATTTAGCACCAGAAAGCTGGAATGTTAAAGTATTAATTTGTCTCTTGCCTTTACTCTGATCCAGTAGACATCAAGAACTCCCCTTCACATACTAGGTCGGCCCCGACATAAGCTTTCCCTTCCATCTTTGCGATTCCAAATCTCTTTTGCAGCTTGATCAGAGTCATTCGCATGATCAAGGTGTCTCCAGCAATTACAGGCTTCCGGAATCTCACTTTATCAATCCCTGCGAAAAAGAAGTTCTCTCGAGATCCGCCTACTTCAGGTTGCAACATAACTATACCTCCAACCTGGGCCATTGCCTGCAATTCAAGGTGAAAACTTGTTTCTCATTCAAGCAAATTAACACTGCCTGCTTGATGTCAGATAATAAGTAGCTGAAGTAATGTCTTAGTAAAAATGCAAAGAATGTCTTAAAGCAATCCCATATAAATACTTTAGTTGCAACAATCTGAAACTTCATGTTCCTTAGAAATCTGTAGAACTGTTAAAGCAAACAAAAGGGCTTGTACAGAAACTTTACTTTTACAAAGGCACGAAAAATGCTGGAAGACAGCTACCAAGTGTGGCAATATCCGGCACGGATTATCTAGCATTAATCATTTTTCCATGCAATTAGACACAGTGACTGAAGTAAATTCAGCCCTGAACTAAACCATAAGAGTGGCACAAGACTCCAGCAGGTATAGTTTGAGGAAAAAGTATTACGTTACAACAAGAAATTAATTTACATGTCAAGAATGCTGAAGTGAAACAATGTGGATGTCAAAATAAAGAGAACAATTATATACCTCAACCATGAGAACACCAGGCATTATGGGTCGTTCCGGAAAATGGCCTGGGAAGAAGTTATCGTTTATTGTCACATTCTTAATCGCAACAGCATATTCTCCTGGTTTGTAATCAATCACTCTGTCAACCAGAAGGAATGGGAACCTGGAATGCACATAAAAGAAACGAAGCATTTAACACAACTTACATGGAATCTGAGTATCACCTATCAAGCATCTTCACCACGGATAGGAAATCAACAAATGCAGTAGCTCTTTTCGTTCACCGTACTGACATAGTCAACCACAGCGCAATAAATGATGGTTAGCAAGCTACCCTGTCTTTTAGTGCTCACTACGCAGTTAACAACGTTCAGGGCGCACAGCTGCTAGGCTAGCTTGAACGCTTCGCTGAGCACATGAGCTGCTCTGGAGGCTTTTCTTTAGAACATTGATCCACAGCTTACTTGCCTAGGAGCCAGGACAGAAAGCATGCCACTTGTCTGTCAACCATACAACTATCATTCATAAAATGGCAAAGATCATGTCTTTTGTATGACCATGGTAAACCTTTTAGATTTATTGATTTTATTTTCTCCCATCTACCTTTCATTTTGATAGCCAGCAACCTGAATTGAAATAAGAAGAAACCCCAGTATAACAAGTTACGCGAGGGTCCAATAAAGGAGAGAAGTCGTTGGGCTTCATAGTTGTAAAATTGGACAGAAAAAGAAATCAAATCAATTACCAGCAACAAACAAAATCACCCATTCTTAGGCCAACAAGTCTAACAGCACATTTACTTTGTAAAAGTCATGCATTGCCACTGACAAGATCCTGATATCCCAAAATTCCTTTTAGGTCAACTTATCGGCAGTCAGTGAACTGCTGGATATGAAATAACAGGTAGGGATGCAACTACATTGGGCACAATTTCAACATCTGCTTAAGAAAAATCTATGCACAAA from Panicum hallii strain FIL2 chromosome 3, PHallii_v3.1, whole genome shotgun sequence encodes:
- the LOC112883909 gene encoding uncharacterized protein LOC112883909 is translated as MEPAAMARSPCSAIYQATLPSAPPVPGRLSIRPRCGLALTNPAAARRLVARCTVGDKAEVEKPIEKRFPPFPTAMDINQIRDILPHRFPFLLVDRVIDYKPGEYAVAIKNVTINDNFFPGHFPERPIMPGVLMVEAMAQVGGIVMLQPEVGGSRENFFFAGIDKVRFRKPVIAGDTLIMRMTLIKLQKRFGIAKMEGKAYVGADLVCEGEFLMSTGSE